The window CTGCGCGAGTTTGATAAAATTGGTATATGCTTGTCTTAGAACGAAAATCAAGGGAATAGAATACTATGCCTCCAAAATTTGGTGCTCGCAGTGGCATATTGACGTTAACCATAAAAGACAAAGCAGTGCTTTATGCTGCTTACATGCCTTTTGTTCGTAATGGTGGACTGTTTATTCCTACCTCAAAGAACTATCAATTGGGCGATGAAGTTTTTCTGTTGTTAAATCTGATGGATGAACCTGAAAAAATTCCAGTGGCGGGTAAAGTGGTTTGGGTGACGCCCAAGGGCGCTCAAGGAAACCGTGCAGCTGGTATAGGCGTACAGTTTAACAGCGATGATGAGACAGCGAAGAACAAGATCGAGACCTATCTTGCCGGAGCGTTGAACTCCGACCGTCCGACGCATACTATGTGATTGCGCGCCGTTCAGGTTATGCCGGAGGCCGGCTGATTCGGCCTCATGCTCTGAGCCAATTCCTTTTTCTACAGACCACACTTAAAGATGTTGATAGATTCCCATTGTCATTTGGATCGTATTGATCTGTCCCAGGCCGACGGCGATTTGACCGTCGCTTTGAACCAGGCGCGAGCGCGTGGTGTATCCGGTTTTCTCTGCGTCGATATCGACCTGGATAACTTCAATGACGTCTACCGTATCGCACAAGCATACGATGACGTCTGGTGTTCCGCTGGCGTGCACCCATTAGCCAAAATGAGCGCGGGAGATTTGAGTACTGATCACCTTACCCAGCTGGCGATGTCCGGCGATAAGGTGGTAGCTGTTGGCGAGTGCGGGCTGGATTACTACTACGATCAGGACAGCAAAGCCAACCAGCAGGAAATGTTTGAGAAGCAACTGAGCGTGGCGTGCGATATCGGCAAGCCGGTCATCGTGCATACCCGGGAGGCGCGAGAAGATACGCTTCACCTGTTGAGAAAGTACTCGGCTAAAGGGCTACAGGGCGTTTTACATTGCTTCACCGAAAGTTGGGATATGGCGAGAGCCGCGTTAGATCTGGATTTCTATATTTCGTTTTCCGGCATTATCACTTTCCGCAATGCGGAAGATCTGCGAGAGGTGGTCAAACAGACGCCGATAGAGCGTTTGCTGGTGGAGACGGATTCTCCTTATCTGGCCCCTGTTCCTTATCGAGGCAAAAGCAACCAGCCCCAGTGGGTGGTGGAAGTCGCGCAGTGTGTGGCGGACTTGAAAGGGTTGTCTTTGGACAAAACGGCGCAAGCGACCACCGACAACTTTCATCGCCTGTTCAAAACGCAACAGAGCGCTGAGGGTAGCTGAAACACGTCATGGATGAACTGACCCTGCAACTTCCCCATCTTAAACTTGCGGCATTACGTTGGGGGGAAGGGCAGCCGAATAAAATTCTGGCGCTGCATGGGTGGCTGGATAACGCCGCGTCATTTTCCTTTCTGGGGCCTAAGTTAGCCACTGCTGGCTATGAGGTCGTCGCTGTGGATCTGCCAGGCCATGGCTACAGCCAGCATCGACCACCCGGGGCCAGTTACCATTTGCTGGATTATCTCCATGAGGTGGATCAGGCGCTTATCGCTCTTGGATGGAGTCGTCCTATTCTGTTAGGACACTCATTAGGCGCGGTGATCAGCTCGTTATATGCAGCGGCGGCCCAGGATCGCATTGCCCGATTGATATTGGTTGAGGCCTTGGGGCCGGTTGCTGCGATTCCCGATGACGTTCCCATTAACTTAAGTAAAGCCTTGGCCAAAACCCGCACCAAATCATGTCAGAAAAAGGTCTATTATACCATTGAGAAATTGGTGGAAGACCGGCGGCGCGGCTTTGGCGGGCTGTCGGCGGAAGCCTCCCGCATTCTGGTGGAGCGTAATATTCAGCCAGTGAAGGACGGCTGGGTATGGCGTACGGATGCGCGCTTGCGTTGGCCGTCATATTTGCGTTTCAGCGAAGAGCAGGTGAACGCTTATTTACGCGCCATTTTGACGCCAACTTTGCTTGTGGCGGGGGATAAGGGCTTTATTTCGCTCGATTCGGAGAAAAATACGCGGATTGACGCCTTGGCGGCGGCGAGAAAAGAAACTCTTCGTGGTGGCCACCACTTGCATATGGATGGAGATGTCGACGGTCTTGCGCAAATCATCGATGATTTTTTGCGTTGACCCTGGACGCATACGATACGGATAAATAATGAAGAAAAAAGACAGTTTGCGCTTGTTGTTGGTTCTGTGGGCGGCGTTTAGTCAGATGGCGATCGCAGCCGCAGGAAGTCGTGTGGAGGATTTGTTGCCTCTTTTTCCGCTGGCGGACGTGGTTGGCGATCGTGCGGTGAATGCGCCAGAGTATCGTTTGGCGACAGGTCCGTTAGCGTCCCTCGGCAGCGTTGCGAGACCAGAAAAAGAGGAGCGGGTTAGCGGTCAGCTGACGCAGAAGTCATATGAGATTCCCCAGGTGCATGAACCAAGGGAAGTGATGCAGCATTATCTCAAAGCGCTGCAGCGACTGAACGCGAACATTTTGTATCGCTGCGAAGG is drawn from Hahella sp. KA22 and contains these coding sequences:
- a CDS encoding PilZ domain-containing protein, which encodes MPPKFGARSGILTLTIKDKAVLYAAYMPFVRNGGLFIPTSKNYQLGDEVFLLLNLMDEPEKIPVAGKVVWVTPKGAQGNRAAGIGVQFNSDDETAKNKIETYLAGALNSDRPTHTM
- a CDS encoding TatD family hydrolase; amino-acid sequence: MLIDSHCHLDRIDLSQADGDLTVALNQARARGVSGFLCVDIDLDNFNDVYRIAQAYDDVWCSAGVHPLAKMSAGDLSTDHLTQLAMSGDKVVAVGECGLDYYYDQDSKANQQEMFEKQLSVACDIGKPVIVHTREAREDTLHLLRKYSAKGLQGVLHCFTESWDMARAALDLDFYISFSGIITFRNAEDLREVVKQTPIERLLVETDSPYLAPVPYRGKSNQPQWVVEVAQCVADLKGLSLDKTAQATTDNFHRLFKTQQSAEGS
- a CDS encoding alpha/beta hydrolase, whose protein sequence is MDELTLQLPHLKLAALRWGEGQPNKILALHGWLDNAASFSFLGPKLATAGYEVVAVDLPGHGYSQHRPPGASYHLLDYLHEVDQALIALGWSRPILLGHSLGAVISSLYAAAAQDRIARLILVEALGPVAAIPDDVPINLSKALAKTRTKSCQKKVYYTIEKLVEDRRRGFGGLSAEASRILVERNIQPVKDGWVWRTDARLRWPSYLRFSEEQVNAYLRAILTPTLLVAGDKGFISLDSEKNTRIDALAAARKETLRGGHHLHMDGDVDGLAQIIDDFLR